The Phyllopteryx taeniolatus isolate TA_2022b chromosome 17, UOR_Ptae_1.2, whole genome shotgun sequence genome window below encodes:
- the rnf14 gene encoding E3 ubiquitin-protein ligase RNF14: MSQDKADQEDELLALASIYEEEFHRADSAQGGEIQLCVKLPPDFKVVVKGEKQTEYKISFLPPLVLNFELPGDYPSTNSPLFTVSSKWTTRGQLSSLCRRLDELWEENRGCVVLFTWIQFLSEEVLDFLDIQSPLLVTGHETKASGERSRKADNTATVCSDVTQLGRPCSEKMKRELKKKISDQQPSSGSPPLDPRAIVCMDTRVDLLPHLLDFDEAQRQRVFDVTPFSCGICFSEKRGADCLCFKECQHVYCKACMTEYFQIQIRDGNVQCLNCPEPKCSSLATPMQVKQLVDEELFVRYDRLLLQSSLDLMADVVYCPRHSCGTAVMVEPDTTMGICSVCQYAFCTLCKMGYHGVSHCKIPAEDLRSLRDEYLSATTEGKKFMEQRFGKRVIQKAVEESFSRDWLNENCKCCPYCGTNIQKVDGCNKMTCTSCRHYFCWLCLDLLNKANPYSHFNNPHSPCYKQLFHGVDLDDEDALWSDEED; the protein is encoded by the exons ATGTCGCAGGACAAGGCAGACCAGGAGGATGAGCTGCTTGCCTTAGCAAGTATCTATGAGGAGGAGTTCCATCGAGCTGACTCTGCCCAGGGGGGAGAGATCCAGCTCTGTGTGAAGCTTCCACCTGATTTTAAAGTTGTTGTCAAAG GGGAGAAGCAAACAGAATATAAAATCAGCTTCTTGCCTCCTTTGGTTCTCAACTTTGAGCTTCCTGGAGACTATCCATCCACAAATTCGCCACTATTCACTGTCAGCTCAAAATGGACGACCAGAGGACAG TTGAGCTCTCTGTGCCGACGCCTGGATGAACTATGGGAGGAGAACCGAGGATGCGTGGTCCTCTTTACATGGATTCAGTTCCTCAGCGAGGAGGTGCTGGACTTTCTGGACATCCAGTCTCCTCTCCTAGTCACCGGGCATGAAACTAAGGCGAGCGGTGAGCGCAGCAGGAAAGCCGACAACACGGCCACAG tttGTTCAGATGTGACACAGCTTGGGAGGCCTTGCTCGGAGAAGATGAAACGAGAGCTAAAGAAGAAAATATCTGACCAACAGCCGTCATCAGGGTCTCCACCGCTGGACCCGCGGGCAATCGTGTGTATGGACACGCGCGTTGACCTCTTACCTCATCTgctggactttgacgaggcgCAACGCCAGAGGGTGTTTGACGTCACGCCGTTCTCCTGCGGCATCTGCTTTTCGGAGAAACGCGGCGCTGACTGCCTATGCTTTAAAGAGTGCCAGCACGTCTACTGCAAAGCCTGTATGACGGAATACTTCCAGATCCAAATACGGGACGGCAACGTGCAGTGCCTTAATTGCCCTGAGCCCAAGTGCTCCTCTTTAGCCACGCCTATGCAG GTCAAGCAGCTTGTGGACGAGGAACTCTTCGTTCGCTACGACCGCCTGCTGCTCCAGTCCAGCCTGGACCTTATGGCCGACGTGGTGTACTGCCCCCGCCACTCCTGCGGTACGGCGGTCATGGTGGAGCCCGACACCACCATGGGCATCTGCTCCGTATGCCAGTATGCTTTTTGCACTCTGTGCAAGATGGGCTACCACGGGGTCTCTCACTGTAAGATCCCCGCAG AGGATTTGCGTAGCCTCCGAGATGAGTACCTGTCGGCTACGACTGAGGGCAAAAAGTTTATGGAGCAGCGGTTTGGGAAAAGGGTGATCCAGAAAGCTGTGGAAGAGTCCTTTAGCAGAGACTGGCTCAATGAGAACTGCAAATGCTGCCCTTACTGCGGCACCAACATACAG AAAGTAGACGGCTGCAATAAAATGACGTGCACCTCGTGCCGCCATTACTTCTGCTGGCTCTGTCTGGACCTGCTCAACAAAGCCAACCCGTACAGTCACTTTAACAACCCACACTCACCCTGCTACAAACA ACTCTTCCATGGTGTGGATCTGGATGATGAAGATGCCTTATGGAGTGATGAAGAAGACTGA
- the endou2 gene encoding uridylate-specific endoribonuclease B, producing MIESERELSAMVQELWDNDVNRLRPGKDYRISLQGKAGDNMAINDDDNDGAGYPLFKFVDENIFQKETFLAFISLLDNYVSDTGEPEIVTPEEVAENHKFLDSIVKTPTMKIAHKYLVEKKLSPQDETQFKEQLYRIWFELYARRGSSRPDSSGFEHVFVGETRGGRTVIGFHNWIQLYLQEKLGHIDYKGYSVNANSPQPDENKHILALQFSWKNGIKPKGSIFIGVSPEFEFALYTLCFLSSPNERVKVQFSFYDVEIVCHHYNQKHIGTTYPVLLKYQKNT from the exons ATGatcgagagtgagagagagctgTCCGCCATGGTGCAGGAACTGTGGGACAACGACGTCAACAGACTACGACCTGGAAAGGACTACAGAATATCATTGCAG GGCAAAGCTGGAGACAACATGGCCATCAATGACGATGACAACGATGGAGCAGGATATCCTCTGTTCAAATTTGTCGATgagaatattttccaaaaggAGACCTTTTTAG CCTTTATCTCCTTGTTGGATAATTATGTGAGTGACACCGGGGAGCCAGAGATTGTAACCCCTGAGGAGGTGGCGGAGAACCACAAGTTTCTGGACTCTATTGTTAAGACTCCCACAATGAAG ATAGCTCATAAATATCTGGTGGAGAAGAAGCTCTCCCCGCAAGATGAGACACAGTTCAAGGAGCAGCTCTACAGAATCTGGTTTGAACTCTACGCAAGGAGAGGATCCAGCAG GCCGGATTCATCGGGTTTTGAACACGTGTTTGTCGGAGAAACCAGAGGAGGGCGGACGGTCATAGGATTTCACAATTGGATCCAGCTGTATCTGCAGGAAAAGCTGGGACACATCGATTACAAAGGCTACAGCGTCAACGCTAACTCGCCGCAG CCGGACGAGAACAAACACATCTTGGCCCTGCAGTTCAGCTGGAAGAACGGCATCAAGCCCAAAGGCAGCATCTTCATCGGCGTCAGTCCCGAGTTCGAGTTCGCCCTCTACACCCTGTGTTTCCTCAGCTCGCCCAATGAGCGGGTCAAAGTCCAGTTCAGTTTCTATGATGTGGAGATCGTGTGCCACCACTACAACCAGAAGCACATAGGCACGACTTACCCCGTGCTCCTTAAGTACCAGAAAAACACTTAA